The Erythrobacter litoralis HTCC2594 nucleotide sequence CGCGATAGCGAAAATCAGTCGGACGATTTCCTGACGCCGCGCGCCGCTGAGAAAGCCGACCGAGCCGAAATCGATGAAGCCTACCTGGTTCCCTTCCATCCAGAAGACGTTGCCGGGATGCGGGTCGCCATGAAACTCTCCATTGAGAAGGATCATCCGTAGCACTGCATCGGCATAGCGCTTCGCGAACTGGGCATTCCCTGCCGGATCAGTTGCCGGGTGCCGCGACGCGGGCTTTCCGCCCAGGGCTTCCTGCACATTGATCGTCAAGCCTGTGAGTTCCCAGTGGATCGCGGGCGTCTTCACCCCAAGCATCTCCAGATAACCGCCAATCCTTTCACAGGCACGTGCTTCTGCCGCCAGGTCCATCTCCCGCGCTAAATTCTTGGCGAATGTCTGAAGGAATTCCACGGGTCGATAGCGAGCAATGTCGCTTGACCGACGCTCGGCGAGGCCCGCGAGCCGTGTCAACAGCCTCATGTCCGCCTCGATCCTGGACGCCATGCCGGGTCGGCGGATTTTCACGATAGTCTCGCTTCCGTCCAGCAGGGTTGCGACATAAGTCTGCGCGATAGAGGCTGAGGCGATCGGGTTTCTCTCGAAAGCGGCGAATTCACGTTCCCAGTCGCTGCCCCAAGCCGATACAATCACCGGTTCGATCTTATCGAACGGCAGCGGTTCCACCTGGTCGTGGAGAGTGCCGAACGCGGAAATCCAGGGTTGTGTAAACAGATCGCTTCTGGTCGCCAGGAGCTGGCCAAGCTTTATTCCGACAGGGCCGACATCGCGCAACAGCGCCACCACCGATGCAGGACGCAAGTCCTCGGTATCTGGCTCATTCTCCGAAACCGGCATAAAGCCAAGCAAGCTTCCGAGATTTTTCAGACCGTGCCGGGCGAAAATCTGACCGAGTTCTGCTAGCCGCGTCAGTTCACCGACACTGTTTTCCAGATCATGCTTCATCGGCTTTCTTCGCAAGTGTCAGCCTGCTTCTGATTCTCCGCAACTTTTCGAAGCATCGTACGCAGGAGGTCGATTTGAGGCGCAGACATTCCCTTCCAGAGAATTTCGTGGAGTCGATCAGCCGCTTCGCGCAGTTCCGGCCAGATGGTTCTTACTTGCTCGGTGAGGTGGAGGTTCCAAACCCTTCGATCGTGCGCCGCCCGCTCTCGCTCGATCAAACCTTTTTCAACCAAAACTGCGACAGCCTGTCCTATCGTCGCCGATTCAAGCTCGAGCAGGCGAGAAATCTCGGTCTGTGTTAGCGTAGGTTCTCGCAACAAGGACGCGATGATCCGCCATTGTGTTTGATTGAGGTCGAGCCCCACGATCAGAGCGTCGAAGGTCCGCCGAGCGGTCCTGTTCACCTCTTCTAGCAAATAAAGGATGTCATCCTTTTCGTTGGGGGCGTAATCACGTATCTCATCTTTCGGCATATGCTTATCCATAGCGCTATCTTGGAAGGCTCGCGCATGCCTGGCGTGTTCAAGCTCAGCGTCAACCATATTCGCTAGCAGTGCCGCCATGCAAACACTCGCTGATTTCACGCTACAGCAGAAACTGAATCCGATGGTCGCTCAAGCTGATAAGGAACCGAACGGCGCTGGGTGAGTGCGGGGGCTCCGGCCACCTCGCCTGCCACGACTGCCGGGATGTTATGATCGCATGCGCTCGGCGTCCCTCATCTGAGCATCAGACCCCCTGAAGGGCAAACGCGGGCGTGAACGCGGGGCATGGGCTCGATTTCGAGTGATTATGGCTCGCTGCCCAGATTGTCATGCATCCTAGCCAGCGATCCGCGTAAGCGCTCCAGTTCCCCAAAACGGATCCCCCCGAGCAAGCGAGCATACATTGCATCAGCTTCTACTCGCATCTTGGGAAGTAGCTCGATTGCGGCAGGGCGTAAATGAACCCGCCAAACGCGCCTGTCGTTCTTCGCGCCTGCGTCTTTCCACCAGCTCAAGTTCTTCCAGGCGATCAATAGTCTGGCCGATGCTAGCGCGCTCTAGCTTCAGTTCCCGAGCCAGCTCTGTCTGGGTCATGCCTGGGCTCCGAAAGATAAGCCAATATACTCCATTGCGTCCGCGTGAGCCCGAATTGTTCAACCGAAGAATCGGCGGTCCTGCGCAAACGCCGGGTCACTTCCTCCATAAGAAAGAACAGCCGATCGGTATCGGTGAGGGAACTTGCCCCCCTTTGTATCCGCGTCATAGCCCGTCATGGCAGCCATCTAGGGCAACCTACCATAGCGGATCAGGAAATAAAGCCGTTTACTGTAAATCGATTTACAATATGAGGTTGCGGTATGCAGTCGCAAACTTTCCATATCGGGGGAGATGGTGGCATCTCCATAGCAGCCGAAGCGACCGGAAATGCCGATGCTTTACCGGTCTTGCTCGCGCATGGGGGCGGCCAGACCCGTCACGCATGGAAACGTGTCACAGCCGATCTCGCCAATGCGGGATTTCGTCCGATCGCAATTGATATGCGCGGTCATGGCGACAGCGAATGGTCTGCCGAGGGCGCTTACGAAACGCGCGACTTCGCTTCAGATCTCGTTGCGATCGCTTCAAAAATGGACCGCAAGCCAGCGCTCGTCGGGGCCTCCCTTGGCGGGTTGGCCGGACTGATCGCCGAAGGACACCTTGCGCCGGGCCGCTTCGCGTCGCTCACTCTCGTCGACATCGCGCCGCGTATGGAGACGGGGGGCGTTATGCGCGTAGTCGGCTTTATGGAGGAGCACGTGGAGACCGGTTTCTCTTCACCGGACGAAGCGGCAGAGGTCATCGCGCGCTACATGCCACATCGCCGCAAGCGCGGAGCCGGCAAGGGCTTACGGCGCTATCTGCGAGAGAAGGAAGACGGCCGCTACTACTGGCATTGGGATCCGGCCTTTATCCGCAACATCACACTAGCCAAGCGAAGCGATCCGGCTCATCAGGAACGCCAGTTTGATGCGCTGAACGATGCAGCCAGCAGGCTTTCGCTGCCATTGCATATTATTCGCGGCGGATCGAGCGATCTGGTTTCCGAAGACGCGGTCGCGCAATTGCTCGAACTTGTTCCACACGCTGAATACACCGACATCGCAGAGGCAACACATATGGTGGTTGGCGATGCCAACGATGCCTTTTCGGCAGCGATACTCGATTTTCTCAAGCGTAATCACAGTCCGCAGGGAGCCGTTACATGACCGATAATCTGACAAGGATCGATCCTAAGCGCCTCGAAGAGATCCTGCAGATTGCCCCGTTTCACCGGTGGCTTGGCCTCACTTTACGGTCATGCTCGAACGAGCAGCTTGAACTGGAGATGCCTTGGCGCGACGAGATCGTGTCAAACCCGGCAATCGGTTCAGCGCATGGCGGCGTGCTCGCCTCTCTGATCGATTTAACCGGGCTCTACACCTTATTGTCGCAAGGTACAGGGGCCAAGGCGACCGCCGATCTGAGGGTCGACTACCACCGCCCGGCAACCTCGGGACCACTCGTAGCATCGGGCAAAATAATCAAGATCGGTAAAAATATCTCGGTCGCTGAAACACGTGTATACGGTCCTACTGGCAACCTTTTGGCTAGCGGCCGCGGTGCCTACGTATGCTAACAGCGTTATCCTAATGGAACTAACTGCAGGGCGAAAATTAGCAGGTCTGTTCCTCGAAGACCTGCAAAATAGTCCCACGACTTTCAGAGCGAATTGCGTCGCGATAGCCGCCTTCCAATGAGTGACGTGACCCCCTGATCTTCCCCCCAGCCGGGATTAGAGCCGAGCTGCGTTGATGCGTATGAGCGCGGTTGAAGCAATGGGCTGCGCAGCGGAGCCCGTAGGGCGTGGCGAAGCAGGCCATTGCTTATCTAGTTCGGCGGCGAACGCCGCCGATGTCGCGTAGCCAAGGGATGAGGGCGGTCTCTCTCGGTTGTAGTCTTCCACCTGACCTGCCCCATCAGGGTGGTCCACCGGTTAAGTTAGAGTTCCGGCGGTTGGGGTCGCCCTGCTGGGCGGCCTGGAGCGCAGCGTAAGGCAGCATGGCAGGACGAGGCAAGATTGTTTGTGGGGCCGGCGGCTGGTAGCCCAGCGAAGAGGGATTCATGCAGCGAACACCGCTGCCGGCCTCTCCCTATCACATCATCGACGATATTGAGCACACGGAACTTTTGTTCGGACGCCACCTAGTCGTGAGCAAATAAAAGTTCGAAAAAGAGGGCTCGACACAGCGAAGCGCCGAACCCTCTTGCAATTAGCGAGTAAGTTTAAAACTTGCCGCGCACGGTGATGCCGTAAGTCCGCGGTTCCGCAAGAAAAGCGGAGAACGTTTGTTGCGGAGCCACGAAAGGCGTGTTGAAGGCCACCTGCGTATACCCAACGTCAAACAAATTATTGACCCATCCCTCGATCGCGAAGCGATCCGCAATATTGGTCAGACCCACACGCCCGTTCACTACGACGAAGCTGTCCTGTTCCTTGCCGAAGAGCAGGTCGGAGCCGGTGTTGTAATCACCAGCCATACGAGCGTTCACGAAGACCAGGCCTTCGAGCCCACTGTCGCCGATTGGCGGCGTCCACGTAAGCGACGATGTTGCCACGATCTCTGGTGCATTCGACAGGTTGTCGCCTGGCAGCAAGCGTAGTGCGGGGTCGAGCGGTGCCCCGGTATCGTCCCCGATAAGATTGTCTTCAAAGCTCGTATCCGAATAGGTGACGCCAAGGGTAATATCCAAATCACGAGCGGGTCGTAGATAGGTTTCGATCTCGACACCTTGAGCGATCACACCTGGTGCAACTTCGTCGGAAGAGCATGCTCCGGTTGTCGCGCTTGCGTCCGTGTCGGCCCCGCCGAGATCGCTATCGCAACTATTGACAGTCTGCACGATGTAGAACGCCCCATTGAAGGTGTTCAATTGGAAATTGCTGAACTCTTGCCGGAAGCCTGCAATGCTAACCCCGAACTCGCGCCCCGAGTATTTCAGGCCGATCTCATATGCATTGACTGTTTCTTCATCGAACTGCAGCGCGGCTGCGGAGATATTGGCCGGATCGAACGCAAGCGGATTTGACAGCGCAGACCTGTCGAGGTTGAAACCGCCCGCCTTGTAGCCGCGTGAATACGAACCGTAGACTAGCAGATCGGGCGTAGGCTTCCAGCTCAGGATGGCCGTACCGGTAAACTCCTCTTCATCACGCGAGTCTTCGAGAGAAACTCCATCCAGTTCCGCAGTCGAATTGCCCTGGCAGGAAAGAG carries:
- a CDS encoding MarR family winged helix-turn-helix transcriptional regulator — its product is MAALLANMVDAELEHARHARAFQDSAMDKHMPKDEIRDYAPNEKDDILYLLEEVNRTARRTFDALIVGLDLNQTQWRIIASLLREPTLTQTEISRLLELESATIGQAVAVLVEKGLIERERAAHDRRVWNLHLTEQVRTIWPELREAADRLHEILWKGMSAPQIDLLRTMLRKVAENQKQADTCEESR
- a CDS encoding alpha/beta fold hydrolase, with the protein product MQSQTFHIGGDGGISIAAEATGNADALPVLLAHGGGQTRHAWKRVTADLANAGFRPIAIDMRGHGDSEWSAEGAYETRDFASDLVAIASKMDRKPALVGASLGGLAGLIAEGHLAPGRFASLTLVDIAPRMETGGVMRVVGFMEEHVETGFSSPDEAAEVIARYMPHRRKRGAGKGLRRYLREKEDGRYYWHWDPAFIRNITLAKRSDPAHQERQFDALNDAASRLSLPLHIIRGGSSDLVSEDAVAQLLELVPHAEYTDIAEATHMVVGDANDAFSAAILDFLKRNHSPQGAVT
- a CDS encoding ABC1 kinase family protein, yielding MKHDLENSVGELTRLAELGQIFARHGLKNLGSLLGFMPVSENEPDTEDLRPASVVALLRDVGPVGIKLGQLLATRSDLFTQPWISAFGTLHDQVEPLPFDKIEPVIVSAWGSDWEREFAAFERNPIASASIAQTYVATLLDGSETIVKIRRPGMASRIEADMRLLTRLAGLAERRSSDIARYRPVEFLQTFAKNLAREMDLAAEARACERIGGYLEMLGVKTPAIHWELTGLTINVQEALGGKPASRHPATDPAGNAQFAKRYADAVLRMILLNGEFHGDPHPGNVFWMEGNQVGFIDFGSVGFLSGARRQEIVRLIFAIANGQIDKVADLLLDWAGNPLVDRAQLVMDLDELIAEFSGTALAGIEFAAIFDRVFGLLRDYRLVLPPDLAILLRTLLTAEGFVRSLAPDYNIAEETKPIVMQLFAERFSIGAARDHLAKVRSGLLDFSASLPELIDNVASVARSGTIQVSIDPASLNHLTREEDRSTPVKGPVVAALIISAALLADQSLLLAGIVLAFAGIALIPRWN
- a CDS encoding MarR family transcriptional regulator gives rise to the protein MTQTELARELKLERASIGQTIDRLEELELVERRRREERQARLAGSFTPCRNRATSQDASRS
- a CDS encoding hotdog fold thioesterase, with the protein product MTDNLTRIDPKRLEEILQIAPFHRWLGLTLRSCSNEQLELEMPWRDEIVSNPAIGSAHGGVLASLIDLTGLYTLLSQGTGAKATADLRVDYHRPATSGPLVASGKIIKIGKNISVAETRVYGPTGNLLASGRGAYVC